Proteins from a genomic interval of Thunnus thynnus chromosome 5, fThuThy2.1, whole genome shotgun sequence:
- the LOC137183750 gene encoding uncharacterized protein — LPSITPPLPSITPLLPSTPPPLPSITPPLPSTPPPLPSITPPLPSTPPPLPSITPPLPSITPPLPSTPPPLPSITPPLPSTPPPLPSITPPLPSTSPPLPSITPLLPSTPPPLPSITPPLPSITPPLPSTPPPLPSITPPLPSITPPLPSTPPPLPSITPLLPSITPPLPSTTPPQPSITPPLPSITPPLPSTTPPLPSITPLLPSITPPLPSITPLLSSTPPPLPSITPLLPSTPPPLPSITPPLPSTPPPLLSITPPLPSTPPPLPSTSPPLPSTSPPLPSITPLLPSTPPPLPSVTPVLPSTPPLPSTPPVQLTLELTGVSLCP; from the coding sequence TTACCTTCAATAACACCTCCTCTACCTTCAATAACACCTCTTTTACCTTCTACACCACCTCCTCTACCTTCAATAACACCTCCTTTACCTTCAACACCACCTCCTTTACCTTCAATAACACCTCCTTTACCTTCAACACCACCTCCTCTACCTTCAATAACACCTCCTTTACCATCAATAACACCTCCTTTACCTTCAACACCACCTCCTCTACCTTCAATAACACCTCCTTTACCTTCTACACCACCTCCTTTACCTTCAATAACACCTCCTTTACCTTCAACATCACCTCCTTTACCTTCAATAACACCTCTTTTACCTTCAACACCACCTCCTCTACCTTCAATAACACCTCCTTTACCATCAATAACACCTCCTTTACCTTCAACACCACCTCCTCTACCTTCAATAACACCTCCTTTACCATCAATAACACCTCCTTTACCTTCAACACCACCTCCTCTACCTTCAATAACACCTCTTTTACCTTCAATAACACCTCCTTTACCTTCAACAACACCTCCTCAACCTTCAATAACACCTCCTTTACCTTCAATAACACCTCCTTTACCTTCAACAACACCTCCTTTACCTTCAATAACACCTCTTTTACCTTCAATAACACCTCCTTTACCTTCAATAACACCTCTTCTATCTTCAACACCACCTCCTTTACCTTCAATAACACCTCTTTTACCTTCAACACCACCTCCTTTACCTTCAATAACACCTCCTTTACCTTCAACACCACCTCCTTTACTTTCAATAACACCTCCTTTACCTTCAACACCGCCTCCTTTACCTTCAACATCGCCTCCTTTACCTTCAACATCGCCTCCTTTACCTTCAATAACACCTCTTCTACCTTCAACACCGCCTCCTTTACCTTCAGTAACACCTGTTTTACCTTCAACGCCTCCTTTACCTTCAACACCTCCTGTACAGCTGACTCTGGAGTTAACTGGCGTCTCTTTGTGTCCT